DNA sequence from the Entomomonas asaccharolytica genome:
CTAAATTTCTCTGCATAGGGCTAAATAGTATCGTTAAGATAATAGCCCAAAAAATAGCGCCAAAAAATGGCAACATAATGTTTAAAAAAGCACAACTAAAAAAAACTAAAATGACAAAAAAAGTAAATATTTCAAGTTTATTATTACTCGATTGCATAATTTGCCTAATGGTAAAATCCATTGAATTAATAAAGGTGATAATAGTAGTAGTTTTATGGGCATAAATCTATTCTTTTTCGACTAAAGACAATCCAAAAATCAGATTAATCAGTTAATATTGCTAGGCTTTCTACTCTTTTAGACATAGTTTGAAATAAAGCTTTACTTGAACTTCTCTTTAATAAACCTTATACAACACAAGTATAAAAAACAAAATTGTTTTTACTCAGGAGTTTTTAGCTAGATGACACGTATTATCCTATATTTATTAACCAACTTAGCCATCGTAATAGTAGCAGGTATTGTACTCAGTTTATTAGGTTTTTCTGGTTATATAGAGCAAGATGGCCTGAATTTAACTGCTTTACTTATTTTCTGTGCTATTGTTGGCTTTGCTGGATCATTGATCTCACTGTTTATATCAAAGTTTATGGCTAAACGGGCCATGAATGTACAGGTTATTGATCAACCTAGAACACGCCATGAACAATGGTTAATCCAAACAGTACAAGAGCTTTCTCAAAAAGCGGGTATTAAAATGCCAGAAGTGGGTATTTTCCCTGCTTATGAAGCCAATGCCTTCGCCACAGGCTGGAACAAAAATGCTGCGCTAGTGGCCGTCAGTCAAGGTTTACTTGAACGTTTTTCGCCAGATGAAGTAAAAGCAGTACTTGGTCACGAAATTGGCCACGTAGCCAACGGCGATATGGTAACACTTGCCCTTATTCAAGGAGTTGTTAACACCTTTGTAATGTTCTTTGCACGTATTATTGGTTATTTTGTAGATAGAGTGGTCTTTAAAAATGAGAATGGTCGCGGCATAGGTTTCTTTGTTGCCACTATTGTTGCTGAATTAGTATTAGGTATTTTAGCCACCATGATCGTTATGTGGTTCTCCAGAAAACGTGAATACCGAGCTGATTATGCAGGCGCTTCATTAGTCAGTCCTATTGCAATGATTTCAGCACTGCAACATTTACAAGCTGAATCTAATATTCCTGCTGAAATGCCTGACAGTTTACAAGCTTTTGGTATCAATGGTTCATTAAAAAGCGGGTTACAAGAGCTATTTATGAGCCACCCTCGCTTAGAAGATCGTATTGCAGCACTTCGTCAATAGTAGCTTTATTTCATATAACTAAGGTCTATAACAATATAGATCTTAGTTCTGCATCTTTTTAGTTTTTTCTGGTGTAACCTGTTAAAATATCAGCTTTCAAAAAATATAAAATAACTTTTGACGAGAACTTATGAGTGTAATCATTAAAACACCAGAAGACATTGAAAAAATGCGCATTGCTGGTCGTCTAGCCGCTGAAGTATTAGAAATGTTGGATGAGCATGTAAAAGTTGGTATAACCACGGATGAATTAAATACTATTTGCCATGATTATATCGTGAATGTACAACAAGCTATCCCTGCTCCATTAAACTATCATGGTTATCCAAAATCTATTTGTACCTCTGTAAACCATGTTGTTTGTCATGGTATTCCAAACGATAAACCATTAAAAAATGGTGATATTGTGAACATCGATATTACCGTTATCAAAGATGGTTACCATGGCGATACCAGTAAAATGTACTTGCTTGGTGATGTGCCAGAGTGGGCTGATCGCTTATGTAAAATCACTCAAGAATGTATGTATATGGCTATTGAATCAGTAAAGCCAGGTGCCCACTTAGGCGATATTGGTGCCATTATTCAAAAACATGCTGAGAAAAATGGTTTCTCTGTAGTACGCGATTATTGTGGTCATGGTATTGGCAAAGGTTTTCATGAAGCACCACAGGTTTTGCATTATGGCAAAGCAGGCACAGGCATAGAGCTTAAAGAAGGTATGATTTTTACCATAGAGCCTATGATTAACCAAGGTCGTTATGAAACGCGTACATTAGGTGATGGTTGGACGGCTATTACTAAAGATCGTAAATTATCCGCTCAATATGAGCATATGATCTTAGTAACTGACCATGGCTATGAAGTATTAACCTTACGTAAAGAAGAAACTTTTCCCCGCAGCAATTAGTAGTTGGAGATGAGTGGTTATGAGTAGTACTGCTGAATTATTTGATCAAGGGCAATTCCAAGCTGAACTTGCCTTGAAATCAAGCCCTATTGCTGCTTTTAAAAAAGCCATTAAACAAGCATGTACTATTCTTGACCAGCGCTTTTGTACGGGTTATGACATTCGTAAACTAATTACTGAACGCGCTTGGTTTATTGACCAAATTCTTATTCAAGCTTGGAAGCAGTTTAATTGGTCTGAACCTAACCGTATTGCTTTATTAGCAGTTGGAGGTTACGGTCGCGGAGAACTACACCCCCACTCCGATATTGATGTATTAATTCTGATAGAAAATGGTTATCAAGAACAATTTACCTCTTCTATTGAAAAGTTTTTAATGCTGCTATGGGATATTGGCTTAGAAATTGGACATAGTGTCCGCACCTTAGATGAATGCGCTGAACATGCCCGTAATGATCTAACCATTATTACCAACTTGATCGAGTGCCGTACTATTACTGGAGCAGACACACTCCGTAAACAAATGCTAGCGGCAACCAGTACAGAACATATGTGGCCAAGTTCAGAATTTCTTATTCAGAAATACTATGAACAAAAAGCCCGTCATGAAAAATACAATGACACAGAATATAACCTAGAACCTAATGTAAAAGGCTCTCCTGGTGGTCTAAGAGATATTCAAACTATTCTATGGATCGGTCGTAGAGAATATGGCAAATTAAAGCTGCACGCCATGATTGCCAAAGGCTTTATTACAGAAAATGAATACCGTGTCATGAACGCCTCGTTGCTTTTTTTATGGAAAGTTCGCTATGCCTTACATATGTTAGCTAACCGAGCCGAAGACCGCTTACTGTTTGATTATCAAGCTAAAGTCGCTAATTTATTAGGTTATACTGCTGAAGAGCCTAAAGTAGCTATTGAACAATTAATGAAGAAATATTACCGAATGGTAATGAATGTTTCGAGCATTAATGAAATTATCTATCAGCATTTTAAAGAAGTTATTTTAGAAAAAAACAAAACACCTACCATCACCCCGCTGAATAAACATTTTCAAATATGTAATGACTTTATTGAGGTGACTCAGCCAGATGTATTTAAAAAAGAACCCTCAGCGCTGTTAGAAATTTTCTTAGTCCTTGCAAAGCATCCTGATATATGGGGCATTAGAGCCAATACTATACGCTTGCTATGCGAAGCGAGATATTTAATTAATGATAAATTTCGCCATGATCCAAAAAATTCAAAATTATTTCTAGATCTCTTTAAATGTGAAACAGATATTCATCGTAATTTAAGACGTATGAACCGTTATGGTATTTTAGGTCGTTATATTCCTGCTTTTGGACATATTGTAGGACAAATGCAATATGATCTGTTTCATATTTACACAGTAGATGCCCATACCTTAAATGTTATCAAGCACTTAAGAAAGTTATCTCGTTCAGAGATGATAGAGAAATTTCCCTTACCAAGTAAAGTTTTCTTAAAACTTGCCAAACCTGAATTAATCTACTTAGCAGGATTGTTTCATGATATTGGTAAAGGGCGTGGTGGCGATCACTCAGAAATTGGCGCAGAAGAAGTAGTTAATTTTGGTAAGCTACACCGGCTGCCTGCAGAAGATACTAAACTTATTGCTTGGTTGGTGGCTAATCACTTAATAATGTCCACCACCGCACAACGTAAAGATTTAACTGACCCTAAAGTGATTAATGATTTCGCATTACGGGTAGGTGATGAAAATCATCTTAATTATCTGTATGTACTGACTGTAGCTGATATTAATGCCACCAATCCAACGCTCTGGAATTCTTGGCGTGCCACTTTATTACAACAACTTTATACCGAAACTAAACGCGCCTTAAGACGCGGTTTAACTAATTTACTTGGTCGTAATGAACAAATCCATCAAACTCAACAAGCAGCTATGGATATTTTAATTCGTAGTGGTGTTGATGAAGATGAGATTATGTCATTGTGGACGCAAATGGGCGAAGACTATTTTTTACGTCATACCTCCAGTGATATTGCTTGGCATACTGAAGCTATTTTACATCATGCCAATAATCAAGACCCATTAGTGCTTTTTAAACAAACCTCACAACGCGGCATGGCGAGTGCATCACAAATCTTTATTTATGCACCTAAGCAATGGGATTTCTTTGCAGTAACAGTATCTATCATGGGACAACTGAATCTTAGTATTCAGGATGCGCGGATTTTACCTTCAACCTCTAAGTTTTCACTAGATACTTATATTGTTTTAAACGAAGATGGTTCATCCATAGGGCAGGATCAACACCGTATAGATACCATACGTAAAGAACTAATTAATGGTTTGAAAAATCCAGAAAACTACCAAACCATTATTCAACGTCGTGTACCTAGGCAGTTAAAGCACTTTACCTTTAAACCCAGAGTATCTATTTATAACGACTTACAAAATGATGTTAGCGTGGTACAAATCGAGGCGCCTGATAGACCTGGTTTACTAGCACGTATAGCGAAAATATTTTTATCTTATGATTTAACCATCCAAGGTGCTAAAATAACCACCTTAGGAGAACGAGTAGAGGATAACTTTTTAGTTATTGATAAAACTGGGCATGCTATTTCTAACACTGAGCTAATAGCACAACTACAACAAACTATTATTAACAAGCTATCAGAAATCTCACAACCAACTTCTGATAACCTTACTATAGCCATTTAACTTAAAATTATTAACAATATG
Encoded proteins:
- the htpX gene encoding protease HtpX; translation: MTRIILYLLTNLAIVIVAGIVLSLLGFSGYIEQDGLNLTALLIFCAIVGFAGSLISLFISKFMAKRAMNVQVIDQPRTRHEQWLIQTVQELSQKAGIKMPEVGIFPAYEANAFATGWNKNAALVAVSQGLLERFSPDEVKAVLGHEIGHVANGDMVTLALIQGVVNTFVMFFARIIGYFVDRVVFKNENGRGIGFFVATIVAELVLGILATMIVMWFSRKREYRADYAGASLVSPIAMISALQHLQAESNIPAEMPDSLQAFGINGSLKSGLQELFMSHPRLEDRIAALRQ
- the map gene encoding type I methionyl aminopeptidase is translated as MSVIIKTPEDIEKMRIAGRLAAEVLEMLDEHVKVGITTDELNTICHDYIVNVQQAIPAPLNYHGYPKSICTSVNHVVCHGIPNDKPLKNGDIVNIDITVIKDGYHGDTSKMYLLGDVPEWADRLCKITQECMYMAIESVKPGAHLGDIGAIIQKHAEKNGFSVVRDYCGHGIGKGFHEAPQVLHYGKAGTGIELKEGMIFTIEPMINQGRYETRTLGDGWTAITKDRKLSAQYEHMILVTDHGYEVLTLRKEETFPRSN
- a CDS encoding [protein-PII] uridylyltransferase is translated as MSSTAELFDQGQFQAELALKSSPIAAFKKAIKQACTILDQRFCTGYDIRKLITERAWFIDQILIQAWKQFNWSEPNRIALLAVGGYGRGELHPHSDIDVLILIENGYQEQFTSSIEKFLMLLWDIGLEIGHSVRTLDECAEHARNDLTIITNLIECRTITGADTLRKQMLAATSTEHMWPSSEFLIQKYYEQKARHEKYNDTEYNLEPNVKGSPGGLRDIQTILWIGRREYGKLKLHAMIAKGFITENEYRVMNASLLFLWKVRYALHMLANRAEDRLLFDYQAKVANLLGYTAEEPKVAIEQLMKKYYRMVMNVSSINEIIYQHFKEVILEKNKTPTITPLNKHFQICNDFIEVTQPDVFKKEPSALLEIFLVLAKHPDIWGIRANTIRLLCEARYLINDKFRHDPKNSKLFLDLFKCETDIHRNLRRMNRYGILGRYIPAFGHIVGQMQYDLFHIYTVDAHTLNVIKHLRKLSRSEMIEKFPLPSKVFLKLAKPELIYLAGLFHDIGKGRGGDHSEIGAEEVVNFGKLHRLPAEDTKLIAWLVANHLIMSTTAQRKDLTDPKVINDFALRVGDENHLNYLYVLTVADINATNPTLWNSWRATLLQQLYTETKRALRRGLTNLLGRNEQIHQTQQAAMDILIRSGVDEDEIMSLWTQMGEDYFLRHTSSDIAWHTEAILHHANNQDPLVLFKQTSQRGMASASQIFIYAPKQWDFFAVTVSIMGQLNLSIQDARILPSTSKFSLDTYIVLNEDGSSIGQDQHRIDTIRKELINGLKNPENYQTIIQRRVPRQLKHFTFKPRVSIYNDLQNDVSVVQIEAPDRPGLLARIAKIFLSYDLTIQGAKITTLGERVEDNFLVIDKTGHAISNTELIAQLQQTIINKLSEISQPTSDNLTIAI